Proteins found in one Sporosarcina jeotgali genomic segment:
- the yidC gene encoding membrane protein insertase YidC — protein sequence MKKRIGFITMLATAAVLLSGCTSVQEKTGTFYGLFVKPMEWLLHNLGEAFGGSYGLAIIVITMGIRLILMPLMLKNYKSQQEMKVKMDALKPEMETIQKQMKTAKESGNKEEQMKLQQEMMGLYSKHNVNPLNMGCLPLVIQMPIIMGLYFAILYADDVVKSHQFLWFELGKPDIIMMLIAGAVYFVQARVSLWTMPEQQKAQMKLFVYISPIMIMFISYRVAAALPLYWAVGGLFMIFQTYLGRKFYYKHTAAELAVEADGHVDVEIVDPEDEKHKNSKKKGK from the coding sequence GTGAAAAAAAGAATTGGATTTATAACGATGTTGGCTACAGCCGCCGTGTTACTGAGTGGCTGTACGAGTGTACAAGAAAAAACAGGTACCTTTTACGGACTGTTTGTTAAGCCGATGGAATGGCTGCTTCACAATTTAGGAGAAGCATTTGGCGGAAGTTATGGACTTGCAATTATCGTCATTACGATGGGAATCCGTTTAATCTTAATGCCGCTTATGTTAAAGAACTACAAATCACAGCAAGAGATGAAAGTGAAAATGGATGCGTTAAAACCTGAGATGGAAACGATTCAGAAGCAAATGAAAACTGCTAAAGAATCAGGCAACAAAGAAGAACAGATGAAATTGCAGCAAGAAATGATGGGCCTTTATTCCAAGCATAATGTGAATCCATTAAATATGGGATGTCTTCCATTAGTGATTCAAATGCCAATCATCATGGGTCTGTACTTCGCGATTTTGTATGCCGATGATGTAGTGAAAAGCCATCAATTTCTCTGGTTTGAGCTAGGGAAACCTGATATTATTATGATGCTTATTGCAGGTGCTGTGTATTTCGTTCAAGCGCGAGTTTCACTTTGGACGATGCCGGAACAGCAGAAAGCTCAAATGAAATTATTCGTCTACATTTCACCGATTATGATCATGTTCATCTCGTATCGAGTGGCGGCAGCCTTACCATTATACTGGGCTGTAGGGGGTCTGTTCATGATCTTCCAAACGTACCTTGGACGTAAATTCTACTATAAACACACAGCAGCAGAACTTGCTGTTGAAGCTGACGGTCATGTCGATGTAGAGATCGTTGATCCGGAAGATGAAAAGCATAAGAACAGCAAGAAAAAAGGTAAGTAA